In the genome of Candidatus Margulisiibacteriota bacterium, the window GGGTCCTTGACCAGGTCAACCGCTCGATCAAATATTTAGAAAATGCTCTACTGGATTTCTACAAACTCGATCATGTGGTCGAGATCAGACAGCTCGGGCTGATGGTTGGGATCGAACTGGGTGGTTATGCCGCCAACCAGCGGATCGGCCACCGGGTCACTCTCGAGGCCCGGCGGCGCGGTGCCATCCTCCGCCCGCTCGGCGACGTCATCATCCTGATGCCCCCCTTAAGCATTACCCGCCCGGAACTTGAACGCCTGGTCAAAATCACTTATGATTCAATCCAGGCGGTGACAAGGGCATGAAGATAAGCGTTATTATCGGCACCTATAACCAGCGGGACGTCTTGAAAAAGACGCTGGAGTCCCTCTTCCACCAAACCCTCTCTCCAGAGTTTTACGAGGTCCAACTGATCGACAGCTCATCCAATGACGGGACGGACATTATGGTCGAGGCATTGAAGCCGACCTGCCGCTTTAATTACGTCCGGGTCGAAAACAAGGGTAAAACGGCCGCCCGGAACCTGGGAATTAAAAAAGCGGCCGGTGAGATCATCTTCCTGACCGATGCTGACATGGTAGCCGATCCGAAACTGCTCCAGGAACATCTACTAGCTCAAGCCAAAGAACCCCGGGCTTCTTTTGAAGGGTTGACGATCAACCCAGACGGCCAACCGTATATCAAAGCGCGCCTCCGCTCCCGCCAAAAGCTCGCTTGGTCATATTTCCTGACCGGCAACCTTTCGCTCAAAAAAAGCATCATCGTTGACGCCGGGTTATTCGATGAACAGTTCCAGGGTTACGGTTGGGAAGATATCGAACTTGGTTATCGCCTCCACTTGATGAAAGTCCCGCTCTATTATCTCCCCACCGCGGTCAACCATCACCATCATCCGGTCTCCACTGAAGGAATGCTGCAGCGCAAGTTCGAAACGGGGCGATCCGCCGCGCTTTTCTACCGGAAACACCCCAACCTGACGATCAAACTATTCCTGGGAATGAACCCCCTGGCTATGGGGATATATCGCCTGCTCAAAGCCCTCCCCGGCTGCCGCCCCTGGCTCGGGCAATATCTGCGCGAAGAGTACGAATACCGGCGGGGCCTGGAAGAAGGGCTTGCCCCGGCGTAAAGTCGGGGCTTGGCAAAGCGGCGGCCCTGTGATAAAATCATAATGTTATGAAGGAAGGCATTCATCCTAAATATTTCCAGACCACGGCGACCTGCGCCTGCGGCGCCGCCTACGAGATAGGTTCGACCAAGCAGAACCTCCGCGTCGACATCTGCTCGGCCTGCCACCCGCTCTTTACCGGCAAGGAGAAGATGCTTGATGCCGAAGGCCGCGTCCAGAAGTTCCAGAAAAAATATGCCGGCGTCACCGCCCGCGCCAAAAAGCCGGTCAAGAAAAAGCCCGCCAAAAGCGGATCCGCCTTCGGCGGAAAAGCTGTCGCCAAAAAGACCGCTCCCAAGAAGTAGCCGCCTACCCCCCGCTCATCATGCTCACTGACAAATTAGCTAACGTCGAAAAAAGATACCTCGAGCTGGAAAAGCAGCTCAGCTCGGCCACGGTGATCAACGACCGGGCCAAATTCACGGAATACGCCAAAGAGCTTAGCAGCCTCAAGGCGATCGTCGACCTCTATCGCACCTACAAAAGCGTCCTCCGGGAGATC includes:
- a CDS encoding glycosyltransferase; protein product: MKISVIIGTYNQRDVLKKTLESLFHQTLSPEFYEVQLIDSSSNDGTDIMVEALKPTCRFNYVRVENKGKTAARNLGIKKAAGEIIFLTDADMVADPKLLQEHLLAQAKEPRASFEGLTINPDGQPYIKARLRSRQKLAWSYFLTGNLSLKKSIIVDAGLFDEQFQGYGWEDIELGYRLHLMKVPLYYLPTAVNHHHHPVSTEGMLQRKFETGRSAALFYRKHPNLTIKLFLGMNPLAMGIYRLLKALPGCRPWLGQYLREEYEYRRGLEEGLAPA